A genomic segment from Tindallia californiensis encodes:
- a CDS encoding transglycosylase domain-containing protein: MKSKMPRTEKNMNKRRKWIRFFRRLFLTVVLGMLVLFGAVTGTTIAIVHSIVSDLEPIETENLYHLLDESSFIYYKNGDQWELLEKIATPMYREIIEYQEIPDLVQNAFIAIEDERFWNHPGIDIRRILGAGWTNYQTGSRQGASTINQQLAKNLFLSHEQTYTRKIQDMYYGIQLDQKLSKEKILEAYLNTIYLGAGAYGVQAASQVYFSKDIQELTLGEAALLAGIPRNPSRYAPLRTIRKDTVREDRTVFQEIEEDYVMVLQPEALNRQRLVLAKMREIGWITKEEYHQAIEKDLWEIVNPGNLQQQEEISSYFADLVKQDVLNSLQNWGYSLEEARHFLYAGGLHIYSTLDMGIQQVIEETFDNPEAFPETMRDAEGNLLRDSHGNIQPQSAFVVIEQKSGAIRGISGGRMTTGRNVLNRGLVPRQPGSAIKPLAVYTPAIDRGKTAASMIHDAPVYLDPENPNRPWPRNWYRQGYFGNITVREALQWSSNVATVKLLHETGGSRQGAYDIMFHYLERLGISTLVRRDKPFTGSDGAVYHDETFSTALGGMTHGVSPLEMTAAFSVLANEGIYTEPYTFTHITDRKGTVLVERNPHRERVITAQTAYIMTDMLVHSITYGTGSRAKLDPRNELIPVAGKTGTTSDKKDAWFVGYTPYYSAGLWVGNDRPESLSDGSGMAATLWQQMMMKIHEEREPKAYAVPQDIVTKNICTTTGLLANRHCSGTRQEVFILGTEPDQYCRVHRAPPPPPPPEETDRSEEETDRSEGEADNQVESEHQEE, from the coding sequence ATGAAAAGCAAAATGCCTCGAACGGAAAAAAATATGAATAAAAGGCGAAAATGGATTCGCTTTTTTCGTCGCCTCTTTTTAACAGTGGTGCTAGGAATGCTCGTTCTTTTTGGGGCAGTAACTGGCACCACTATTGCCATTGTACATAGCATTGTATCTGATTTAGAGCCGATTGAAACAGAAAACTTATATCATTTATTGGATGAGAGCTCCTTTATTTATTATAAAAATGGGGACCAATGGGAACTTTTGGAAAAAATTGCGACACCCATGTACCGGGAAATCATTGAGTATCAAGAGATACCTGACCTTGTTCAAAATGCTTTTATTGCCATTGAAGATGAACGTTTTTGGAATCACCCGGGGATTGATATCAGGAGAATTCTGGGAGCTGGATGGACCAACTATCAGACAGGTAGTCGGCAAGGTGCCAGCACCATCAACCAACAATTAGCAAAAAATTTATTTTTGAGCCATGAGCAAACCTATACTAGAAAAATTCAGGACATGTACTATGGAATTCAGCTGGATCAAAAGCTTTCAAAAGAAAAAATACTGGAAGCTTATCTCAATACCATTTATTTAGGTGCTGGAGCTTACGGGGTTCAGGCCGCTTCTCAGGTCTATTTTTCAAAAGATATTCAAGAATTGACTCTTGGAGAAGCCGCATTATTAGCCGGTATTCCCAGAAATCCATCGCGATATGCACCGCTGCGAACCATTCGAAAGGATACTGTAAGAGAAGATAGAACTGTTTTTCAGGAAATTGAAGAAGATTATGTAATGGTGCTGCAACCAGAAGCCTTAAACAGACAGCGGTTAGTCCTTGCTAAGATGCGTGAAATTGGCTGGATTACTAAGGAAGAATATCATCAAGCGATAGAAAAAGATTTGTGGGAAATAGTGAACCCCGGAAACTTGCAACAGCAAGAAGAAATCAGCTCTTATTTTGCAGATCTGGTGAAGCAAGACGTATTGAACTCGTTGCAGAATTGGGGATACAGCTTGGAAGAAGCCAGACATTTTTTGTATGCAGGTGGTCTTCATATTTATAGTACGCTGGATATGGGTATTCAACAAGTGATAGAGGAAACCTTTGATAATCCTGAAGCCTTCCCGGAAACCATGCGAGATGCAGAGGGGAACCTATTAAGAGATAGTCATGGCAATATTCAGCCGCAAAGTGCTTTTGTAGTGATCGAACAGAAAAGCGGAGCGATTCGAGGTATTTCAGGGGGACGGATGACAACAGGAAGAAATGTCCTAAATCGTGGATTAGTCCCAAGACAGCCGGGTTCGGCTATAAAACCGCTGGCTGTTTACACACCGGCCATTGATCGTGGAAAAACAGCCGCATCGATGATTCATGACGCACCGGTTTACTTAGATCCGGAAAATCCTAACAGACCTTGGCCAAGAAACTGGTATCGGCAGGGGTATTTTGGTAATATCACCGTAAGGGAGGCTCTTCAGTGGTCAAGTAATGTAGCGACGGTGAAACTCTTGCACGAAACAGGGGGGAGCCGGCAAGGTGCCTATGACATCATGTTTCATTATCTTGAAAGACTGGGAATTTCTACTTTGGTCAGAAGAGACAAGCCATTTACTGGTTCTGACGGAGCGGTTTATCATGATGAAACTTTTTCAACGGCCTTAGGCGGGATGACACACGGTGTTTCGCCACTGGAAATGACGGCTGCTTTTAGTGTGCTGGCAAATGAAGGGATCTATACAGAGCCCTACACCTTTACTCATATTACCGATCGGAAAGGAACTGTGCTGGTTGAAAGAAATCCACATAGAGAAAGGGTGATAACGGCACAGACAGCTTATATTATGACGGATATGCTGGTACATAGCATTACCTATGGCACCGGTTCGCGTGCAAAACTAGATCCACGAAACGAATTGATTCCAGTGGCGGGAAAAACAGGAACCACTTCAGATAAAAAAGACGCTTGGTTTGTAGGGTATACGCCATATTACTCAGCTGGTTTATGGGTTGGAAATGACCGGCCGGAGTCGCTTTCTGACGGTAGTGGGATGGCGGCCACGTTATGGCAACAAATGATGATGAAGATTCACGAAGAAAGGGAGCCTAAAGCTTATGCCGTACCGCAGGATATCGTGACAAAAAACATTTGTACAACGACAGGTCTTTTGGCAAATAGACATTGTTCTGGTACTCGCCAGGAAGTTTTTATACTGGGAACAGAACCAGATCAATACTGCCGTGTTCATCGAGCGCCACCCCCACCACCCCCTCCGGAGGAAACGGATAGAAGTGAGGAGGAGACGGATAGAAGTGAGGGTGAAGCCGATAACCAAGTGGAGTCGGAGCATCAAGAAGAATGA
- the gatB gene encoding Asp-tRNA(Asn)/Glu-tRNA(Gln) amidotransferase subunit GatB, whose amino-acid sequence MNWETIIGLEIHVELDTKTKIFCHCPTTFGSPPNQNTCPVCLGLPGALPVLNEAVVAMAVKAGLALGCKIETVNKMDRKNYFYPDSPKAYQISQHDMPICTGGFVDIEGKKGKKKVSIHHIHIEEDAGKLLHDEDEPVSYIDYNRVGVPLIEIVSEADMRSPEEAVSYLKAVRSILQYAGVSDCRMEQGSLRCDGNISVRPYGQEHFNPKVELKNINSFKELQKALEKEEKRQLELYSFNEGHKIVQETRRWDAAKGRTISMRTKEDAHDYRYFPEPDVKPIFIEENLIRGIEKQLPELPAEKAERFTKSYGLTEKEVNILVSEKALSEFYEEVVKAGADPKVAANWVLGDLLRMLKEKELSAENQPLKPGDLAELIQIIQKGSISSTAGRDVFDEMVETGKEAHLIIEEKGLKQISNIEELQTITEKVLKENPESVQDFKNGKKQAVGYLMGQVMKATKGQANPKVAKEMLENLLQD is encoded by the coding sequence ATGAACTGGGAAACGATCATAGGGCTGGAGATTCATGTGGAATTAGATACAAAAACAAAGATTTTTTGCCATTGCCCCACTACTTTTGGATCTCCTCCTAATCAAAACACATGTCCTGTTTGTTTGGGCCTGCCAGGCGCTTTGCCTGTCTTAAATGAGGCAGTGGTAGCAATGGCAGTCAAAGCTGGATTAGCGTTGGGCTGTAAAATTGAAACCGTCAACAAAATGGATCGGAAAAATTACTTTTATCCTGATTCGCCTAAAGCCTACCAAATTTCCCAACATGACATGCCCATATGCACAGGTGGGTTTGTAGATATAGAAGGAAAAAAAGGAAAGAAAAAAGTTAGCATTCACCATATTCATATAGAGGAAGATGCTGGGAAATTGCTACATGATGAAGATGAACCAGTGTCATATATTGATTATAATCGGGTAGGCGTTCCTTTGATAGAAATTGTTTCGGAAGCAGACATGCGTTCCCCAGAAGAGGCGGTTTCTTACCTGAAGGCGGTTCGTTCTATCTTACAATACGCAGGTGTTTCTGATTGTCGAATGGAACAAGGTTCTCTACGTTGCGATGGCAATATTTCAGTCAGACCATATGGGCAGGAACATTTTAACCCTAAGGTGGAGCTGAAAAACATCAACTCATTCAAAGAGCTGCAAAAAGCCTTAGAAAAAGAAGAAAAAAGACAATTGGAATTATATAGCTTCAACGAAGGGCATAAAATTGTTCAAGAAACCCGAAGATGGGATGCGGCAAAAGGTAGAACTATTTCTATGCGAACCAAAGAAGATGCTCATGATTATCGATATTTTCCGGAACCGGATGTAAAGCCTATTTTTATTGAAGAAAATCTAATAAGAGGCATTGAAAAACAATTACCGGAATTACCGGCTGAAAAGGCAGAAAGATTTACCAAATCCTATGGATTAACAGAAAAAGAAGTTAACATTTTGGTAAGCGAAAAAGCATTAAGCGAATTTTATGAAGAAGTGGTGAAAGCAGGTGCTGATCCTAAAGTAGCGGCTAACTGGGTTCTTGGAGATCTTCTTCGTATGCTGAAAGAGAAAGAATTGTCAGCCGAAAATCAGCCCTTAAAACCTGGAGATTTGGCAGAGTTAATTCAGATCATTCAAAAGGGAAGTATTAGTAGCACGGCTGGAAGAGACGTTTTTGATGAGATGGTTGAAACAGGAAAAGAAGCTCACCTCATTATTGAAGAAAAAGGGTTGAAACAAATCAGCAACATAGAAGAGCTTCAAACAATAACTGAAAAAGTGCTTAAAGAAAATCCGGAGTCTGTTCAAGACTTCAAAAATGGCAAGAAACAGGCTGTCGGCTATTTAATGGGGCAGGTAATGAAGGCAACAAAAGGACAGGCAAACCCTAAGGTAGCGAAAGAAATGCTTGAAAACCTACTACAGGACTAG
- the gatC gene encoding Asp-tRNA(Asn)/Glu-tRNA(Gln) amidotransferase subunit GatC → MKMKPEEVAYIAKLAKLDLSEEEVEQYSREFDNILEHFEVIANFTVEDTKEDIFQHQPSTILRKDEPSLFEDQKKLYQNTKDLKDGLIRVPKILD, encoded by the coding sequence ATGAAGATGAAACCGGAAGAAGTGGCTTATATTGCTAAATTGGCAAAATTGGATTTAAGTGAAGAGGAAGTGGAACAGTATAGTCGTGAATTTGATAATATTTTGGAACACTTTGAAGTGATTGCGAATTTTACTGTAGAAGATACGAAGGAAGATATTTTTCAGCATCAACCATCAACCATATTAAGAAAAGATGAACCAAGCTTATTTGAGGATCAGAAAAAATTGTACCAAAACACAAAAGATCTGAAAGATGGACTTATTCGGGTGCCTAAGATTTTGGATTAA
- a CDS encoding S1C family serine protease, which yields MAKKENSKETGKRISKSLAITMIAGITFMLLFVYGTAGFLLFQYFKHEQPEVASAPIEAYEEPKDEEKSESKEENSEAEEPSSLQAPPSDLVAAYQTLESPMERNMEQVASLKESVVQIEAGESQGSGVLISEYGHIVTNYHVIESSPYMAKAYFESEDGTVMKKDLMLLGYDNRQDLAILQVKNREGMNQKPIPLGAVSEVSAGQRIVTIGSPRGLINTVSDGIVSGLRETEAQTLIQITAPISPGNSGGALLNMKGELIGLTTFKIDQSENLNFAISASDIKQLIDENPQWINP from the coding sequence ATGGCAAAAAAAGAAAATAGTAAAGAAACGGGAAAAAGAATATCGAAGTCTCTGGCGATTACAATGATAGCTGGCATTACATTTATGCTTTTATTTGTTTATGGAACAGCGGGGTTTTTGTTGTTTCAATATTTTAAGCATGAACAACCAGAGGTAGCTTCTGCTCCGATAGAGGCTTATGAAGAACCAAAGGATGAAGAAAAATCGGAAAGCAAGGAGGAAAACAGTGAGGCAGAAGAACCGTCCTCTTTGCAAGCGCCACCATCAGATTTGGTGGCGGCATATCAAACCTTAGAGTCTCCAATGGAGCGAAATATGGAACAGGTAGCATCTCTGAAAGAAAGTGTTGTGCAGATAGAAGCAGGAGAAAGTCAGGGTTCCGGTGTGTTAATTAGTGAGTATGGGCATATCGTGACGAATTATCATGTCATTGAATCCTCTCCTTATATGGCAAAAGCTTATTTTGAGTCTGAAGATGGAACTGTGATGAAAAAAGATTTAATGCTTCTTGGGTATGACAATCGACAGGATTTGGCGATTTTGCAAGTGAAAAACCGGGAAGGGATGAATCAAAAACCGATTCCGTTAGGAGCCGTGTCGGAAGTTAGTGCAGGTCAAAGAATTGTAACCATAGGAAGTCCCCGTGGTTTGATTAACACTGTTTCGGATGGAATTGTATCCGGGTTAAGGGAGACGGAAGCACAGACTTTAATTCAGATTACAGCGCCAATTTCACCTGGTAATTCTGGAGGTGCGCTTTTAAACATGAAAGGCGAGTTGATAGGATTAACCACGTTTAAGATTGATCAGTCTGAAAATCTGAACTTTGCCATTTCGGCAAGTGATATTAAGCAGTTGATAGATGAAAACCCACAATGGATTAATCCGTGA
- the aspS gene encoding aspartate--tRNA(Asn) ligase, producing the protein MGRSYVKEIGQSLGKEVEVKGWVHKIHDLGRIAFVTLRDKTGLVQLVLDEKQKEGLRLEMALEVKGTVSENTKAVNGLEINVEQHKVVGEAHYDKLPFSVNRNEKTHLETQLNHRTISLRNPQIRAPFIIQEEIVTAFREYLRGEMFSEIHTPKIISSGTEGGSEMFTVKYFDSRAFLAQSPQFYKQMMVGAGFEKVFEIGHAYRSELHNTWRHLNEYVSLDVELGFIEDENDIMDLEESLLKHMIQHLNQKCKKELELLGVSLPEIQKIPRIELEEAREILLREYDKKSPAGNLDAEGEVLFSAYVKEKYNSEFVFLTRYPVSKRPVYTMPFEEEPSLTRSFDLIFKGLEITTGGQRIHNYDQLKENMLTFGLKPEDFDFYLETFRYGMPPHGGFAIGLERLTMKFCQLENIREATLLPRDMKRITP; encoded by the coding sequence ATGGGCAGAAGTTATGTAAAGGAGATAGGGCAGAGTTTAGGAAAAGAGGTAGAAGTGAAGGGGTGGGTTCACAAAATTCATGATTTGGGACGAATTGCCTTTGTCACATTACGGGACAAAACTGGCCTGGTACAATTGGTATTAGATGAAAAACAAAAAGAGGGACTAAGGCTTGAGATGGCTTTGGAAGTGAAAGGGACTGTCTCGGAAAACACAAAAGCGGTGAACGGACTGGAAATTAATGTAGAACAGCATAAAGTAGTGGGTGAGGCACATTATGACAAATTGCCGTTTTCTGTAAACCGGAATGAAAAAACTCATTTGGAAACACAACTGAACCACCGAACGATCAGTTTGAGAAATCCCCAAATTCGGGCACCATTTATCATTCAGGAAGAAATTGTAACGGCTTTTCGAGAGTATTTAAGGGGCGAGATGTTTTCAGAAATACACACTCCAAAAATTATTTCTTCAGGCACCGAAGGTGGATCAGAAATGTTTACAGTGAAATACTTTGATTCACGGGCATTTTTAGCACAGAGCCCTCAGTTCTACAAGCAAATGATGGTAGGTGCTGGATTTGAAAAGGTTTTTGAAATAGGTCATGCCTACCGTTCAGAGCTTCATAATACATGGCGGCATTTGAATGAATATGTTAGCCTGGATGTAGAACTAGGGTTTATCGAAGATGAGAACGATATTATGGACTTGGAAGAGAGTTTACTAAAGCATATGATTCAGCATTTGAACCAAAAGTGTAAAAAAGAACTGGAGCTTCTTGGGGTATCATTACCGGAGATTCAAAAAATACCTCGTATAGAGCTGGAAGAAGCAAGAGAAATATTGCTGAGAGAGTACGACAAAAAATCGCCAGCAGGCAACTTAGATGCAGAAGGAGAAGTGCTCTTTTCAGCCTATGTTAAAGAAAAATATAACAGTGAATTTGTTTTCTTGACTCGGTATCCGGTAAGCAAAAGGCCGGTTTACACCATGCCGTTTGAAGAAGAACCTTCTCTGACCAGAAGTTTTGACCTTATTTTCAAAGGATTGGAAATTACCACGGGTGGGCAACGAATTCATAACTATGATCAGCTTAAAGAAAATATGCTGACCTTTGGATTAAAGCCGGAAGATTTTGATTTTTACCTGGAAACCTTTCGATATGGAATGCCACCTCACGGAGGATTTGCAATAGGACTAGAGCGTTTGACCATGAAATTCTGCCAACTGGAAAATATACGGGAAGCAACTTTATTGCCAAGAGATATGAAAAGAATCACACCTTAA
- a CDS encoding HD-GYP domain-containing protein: protein MIREVKTNYAEEKSVLAEPVYNRQGKMIYPSGTVITVFNRMQIYMEGVQHIRIYEKMLDYQLQEVIRPEVHNKMTAQLRQLVRIRGTKPDEDRDFKLYEVKAMMSSVVEDFLGEKAVIEKLASMRSAYEYLYQHSVGVMIKSMLLGTSLGLSKMQLESLGRAAIFHDIGMLFIPLEIMKKPKLTEEEYQTIKSHPVKGYLFLKDNASLDAEILKAILEHHERWDGSGYPNQKKGHAIHENGQVIRLADTFDSMLNDRPYRKAYSVSEVHEFIMSQSGTHFNPKLVEEFKQNINPYPINTLVELNDGTSAVVTGTNAPFHTRPILTIVKGPLRGKKIDLMKTRSYTIIKTLKDPGEVSDTVD, encoded by the coding sequence ATGATAAGAGAAGTGAAAACCAATTACGCAGAAGAAAAAAGCGTTTTGGCAGAACCGGTCTATAACAGACAAGGTAAAATGATCTATCCTTCGGGTACAGTGATCACTGTGTTTAATAGAATGCAAATATATATGGAGGGTGTCCAGCATATTCGTATCTATGAAAAAATGCTTGACTACCAGCTCCAGGAAGTAATTCGACCAGAAGTTCACAATAAAATGACGGCACAGTTAAGGCAACTGGTTAGAATCAGAGGAACAAAGCCTGACGAAGATCGGGATTTTAAGCTCTACGAAGTAAAGGCAATGATGAGTTCTGTTGTGGAAGATTTTTTGGGGGAAAAAGCGGTCATTGAAAAACTGGCCAGTATGAGATCGGCTTACGAATATCTTTATCAACACTCTGTTGGTGTCATGATAAAATCAATGTTGCTGGGAACAAGCCTTGGTTTGTCAAAAATGCAACTTGAATCCTTAGGAAGAGCTGCCATTTTCCATGATATAGGGATGTTATTTATTCCTTTGGAAATCATGAAAAAACCAAAACTCACCGAAGAAGAATATCAGACAATTAAAAGCCATCCGGTAAAAGGATATCTGTTCTTAAAAGATAACGCTAGTTTAGATGCTGAGATTTTGAAAGCCATTTTAGAGCATCATGAAAGATGGGATGGCAGCGGTTATCCAAATCAGAAAAAGGGTCATGCGATTCATGAAAATGGTCAAGTTATTCGGTTAGCCGATACCTTTGATTCTATGTTGAATGATCGGCCTTATCGTAAAGCGTATTCTGTTTCAGAAGTCCATGAGTTTATTATGTCGCAGTCGGGGACGCATTTTAATCCGAAATTGGTTGAAGAATTTAAGCAAAATATTAATCCATATCCAATCAATACATTAGTGGAGCTTAACGATGGTACTTCTGCTGTGGTTACGGGAACCAATGCACCTTTTCATACAAGACCGATTCTTACCATTGTGAAAGGACCCTTAAGAGGAAAAAAAATTGATTTAATGAAAACGAGAAGCTATACGATTATAAAGACATTGAAAGATCCCGGTGAGGTGTCGGATACTGTTGACTAG
- the gatA gene encoding Asp-tRNA(Asn)/Glu-tRNA(Gln) amidotransferase subunit GatA, translating to MTIDMQSLKNQRDLWIKGEASAKELVEETFKRIEKTEDQVKAYLCLQKETAMEQAIKIDEKRARGEKTGALAGVPLAVKDNICTEGIPTTCASKMLENFIPPYNATVVQKIYEADGIMIGKTNLDEFAMGSSTESSVFQTTRNPWDLDRVPGGSSGGSAAAVAAETVPLALGSDTGGSIRQPAAFCGVVGIKPSYGLVSRYGLIAFASSLDQIGPMTKNVEDCAIALDVIAGFDQKDSTSRKIDLAGSYTEGLHQSLKGVKVALPVEYQQEGLDKEINKVLENTVRELTSLGAVVEKVSLPHSSVGLSAYYMISSAEASSNLARFDGIRYGHRTDRMENIEDLMVYSRSEGFGQEVKRRIMLGTYALSSGYYDAYYQKAQKIRCKIREQYSRIFEKYDAVLGPVSPYLPFRQGEKMDDPLAMYLGDVYTVDVNMSGLPAISLPGGFTEAGLPVGMQLIGNHFEEKRLFQIAYQLEKSLQLDLKSNMVKGGLK from the coding sequence ATGACAATCGACATGCAAAGCTTAAAAAATCAACGTGATTTATGGATAAAAGGAGAAGCATCGGCAAAAGAGTTGGTAGAAGAAACATTTAAGAGAATAGAAAAAACAGAGGATCAAGTGAAAGCGTATCTTTGCTTACAGAAAGAAACAGCTATGGAGCAGGCTATAAAAATCGACGAGAAAAGAGCTCGTGGTGAAAAAACCGGTGCACTGGCTGGAGTGCCTTTGGCTGTGAAAGACAATATTTGTACAGAAGGAATTCCAACTACCTGTGCCTCTAAAATGTTGGAAAACTTTATTCCGCCTTATAACGCAACGGTGGTTCAAAAGATTTATGAGGCAGACGGTATTATGATTGGTAAGACAAATTTAGATGAGTTTGCAATGGGATCCTCTACTGAAAGCTCTGTTTTTCAAACAACTCGGAATCCATGGGATTTGGATCGGGTTCCGGGTGGGTCTTCGGGTGGATCGGCCGCCGCCGTTGCGGCTGAAACAGTACCTCTGGCCTTAGGATCTGATACGGGAGGATCGATTCGTCAACCCGCTGCCTTTTGTGGAGTAGTGGGGATAAAGCCAAGTTACGGGCTGGTATCTCGATACGGACTCATTGCTTTTGCCTCTTCCCTTGATCAGATTGGTCCTATGACAAAAAACGTTGAAGATTGTGCGATAGCCCTAGATGTTATTGCTGGTTTTGACCAGAAGGATTCTACCAGTCGTAAAATCGATCTTGCTGGATCTTATACAGAAGGCTTACATCAGTCTTTAAAAGGAGTTAAGGTTGCACTGCCTGTTGAGTACCAGCAAGAAGGATTAGATAAGGAGATCAATAAGGTGTTAGAAAATACCGTTAGAGAACTTACTTCTCTGGGTGCTGTTGTGGAAAAAGTTTCCTTGCCACACTCATCCGTAGGACTATCTGCCTACTATATGATTTCTTCTGCAGAAGCTAGTTCAAATTTAGCAAGATTTGACGGTATTCGATATGGTCACCGAACAGATAGAATGGAAAATATTGAAGATTTAATGGTCTATAGTCGGTCAGAAGGGTTTGGGCAAGAGGTGAAAAGAAGGATTATGCTTGGAACTTATGCGCTTTCTTCGGGATATTATGATGCTTATTACCAGAAGGCACAAAAAATTAGGTGCAAAATAAGAGAACAGTATTCCCGAATATTTGAAAAATATGATGCTGTGCTAGGTCCGGTATCTCCTTATTTGCCTTTTAGACAAGGCGAAAAAATGGATGATCCTTTAGCCATGTATTTGGGAGATGTTTATACAGTGGATGTAAACATGTCTGGGTTGCCGGCTATTTCATTACCAGGTGGGTTTACAGAAGCGGGTTTGCCTGTAGGCATGCAACTGATAGGAAATCATTTTGAAGAAAAAAGATTGTTTCAAATAGCCTATCAACTTGAAAAAAGTTTACAGTTAGACTTAAAAAGTAATATGGTGAAAGGAGGATTAAAATGA
- a CDS encoding GGDEF domain-containing protein encodes MDYYHTANRFLWLYSLSVSFSILIMAINFPYQHKRERLLGAIFAIPFSGYLLSGLLLTPGLQIDQIYWLAEFLMLIGVMMVYLDLLSEKTNPIALMVTAAVMTGILFLSINKFATEFLRWINYRTALWFFWIPGFVIFAKIRQSKDAFYQFHYGLLMIVLAYTVQFFRGSLYVPEVSMILKIVGYSLLLIHFSGTMEKEIKMLQRSADNYQRRLQKTADNAAKRKENELIRSHQAVLENAKKDGLTGAFNRISIMDFIDEQIKQNDGTSFSVLMFDIDKFKRINDNLGHVKGDIALKTLASITQGVIREYDYLGRYGGDEFIVLLPKLNLAESRLVAERLLEKIRKTKEPHFTISIGIAVFPEDGETVLELIQIADKGLYKSKEKGGNDVSHHEVF; translated from the coding sequence ATGGACTATTATCATACGGCCAATCGGTTTTTATGGTTGTATTCGCTCAGTGTCAGTTTCAGTATTCTGATAATGGCCATTAACTTCCCTTATCAGCATAAGCGTGAAAGGCTGCTAGGCGCTATTTTTGCCATTCCTTTTTCAGGGTACTTGCTGAGTGGACTGTTGCTTACTCCGGGGTTGCAGATAGATCAGATTTATTGGCTAGCGGAATTTTTGATGCTAATAGGGGTGATGATGGTTTATCTGGATTTATTATCAGAAAAAACAAACCCAATAGCCTTAATGGTAACAGCTGCAGTGATGACAGGGATCCTTTTTTTATCGATCAATAAGTTTGCTACTGAATTTTTGAGATGGATAAACTATCGGACGGCATTATGGTTTTTCTGGATTCCTGGTTTCGTGATTTTTGCAAAAATTCGTCAATCAAAAGATGCGTTTTATCAATTTCATTACGGACTTCTGATGATTGTTTTGGCTTATACGGTTCAATTTTTTAGAGGCTCTCTCTATGTGCCAGAGGTATCCATGATTCTTAAAATAGTAGGTTATAGCCTTTTGTTAATTCACTTTTCTGGCACCATGGAAAAAGAAATAAAAATGCTGCAACGTTCAGCGGATAACTATCAGCGGCGTTTGCAAAAAACAGCTGATAATGCAGCAAAAAGAAAGGAAAATGAATTAATAAGAAGCCATCAGGCTGTTTTGGAAAATGCAAAAAAAGATGGATTAACAGGAGCTTTTAACCGAATCAGCATTATGGACTTTATTGATGAACAGATAAAACAGAATGATGGCACTTCTTTTTCGGTATTGATGTTCGATATTGATAAATTTAAACGTATCAATGATAACTTAGGTCATGTAAAGGGAGACATCGCTCTTAAAACCTTAGCCTCTATTACTCAAGGGGTTATTCGTGAATACGATTATTTGGGCCGTTACGGAGGAGACGAATTTATTGTACTGCTGCCAAAGTTAAACCTTGCGGAAAGCAGGCTGGTGGCCGAAAGGCTTTTGGAGAAAATCAGAAAAACAAAAGAGCCACACTTTACCATTTCTATTGGGATCGCTGTGTTTCCGGAAGATGGTGAAACGGTTCTTGAATTAATACAAATAGCCGACAAAGGTCTTTATAAATCGAAAGAAAAAGGAGGGAACGATGTTTCTCACCATGAAGTTTTCTAA